GGGAATAATGGGCACCATGATACCCGCTTCCCGGCAACGCTTTTCGAAGCTGAAGAACTGCTCGTTGTCGAAGAACATCTGGGTCACAATGTAGTCGGCGCCGCGGTCTACCTTGTGCTTCAGGTAGCGGATATCTGCCCCCGAGTTAGGTGACTCGAAGTGCTTTTCGGGGTAGCCAGCCGTACCAATGCAGAAGTTAGTGGCGGCGGTTTCGTCTTGCTCCTGGTTCAGGTACTCGCCTTTGTTCAGGTCATCGATTTGCCCGATCAGGTCACAGGCGTAGGCATGACCGTCAGGGTTCGGAATAAAATGGCCCTCCGATTTGATGGGGTCGCCGCGTAAGGCCAACACCGTATCAATGCCCAGAAAGTGCAGATCGATGAGCGCGTTTTCCGTCTCTTCCTTCGTGAAGCCCCCGCAGATCAGGTGCGGCACCGTATCTACATCGAAGCGGTTCTTGATGGCGGCGCAAATACCCACGGTACCTGGTCTTTTGCGCACGGTTTTCTTTTCCAACAAGCCGTTCGGATGACGCTGGTACATATACTCCTCGCGGTGATACGTCACGTCGATAAAGGGCGGCTTGAACTCCATCAGTGGCTCGATGTTGCTGAACAGGTTCTGAATGTTTTCGCCTTTGCGCGGCGGCAGCACTTCAAAAGAAAAAAGCGTTTTGCCCTGGGCTTGTGCCAGGTGGTCAGTTACTTTCATAAGCAAAGCCCATTCTCCGAAGGGAGAACAGACGGGGCAGGATGTAGCGCGAAGCTCCAGCTTCGCGCATCGTTGGACGATAATCGTTGTGAGTATAACAAACGGCGCAGACGATGCGCGAAGCTGGAGCTTCGCGCTACATTCTTTTATTTTATAATGCCGTGACGGGTATAGCCGTCGGGCTGTAGTTGAGGTTTGGAGAAAGCCACCGTTCGAGGTCGGTAACAGGCATGTTCTTGCGTTGCGCAATGTCCTCCACCTGATCTTTACCAATCTTACCTAGGCCGAAGTAGCGTGAGTCGGGGTGGGCGTAGTAGAGCCCGCTGACCGAAGATGCCGGGTACATGGCTAGGTTTTCGGTGAGGTGAATACCCGTTTTGTTTTCGGCATCGAGCAGCTCAAACAGCGTGATTTTCTCGGTGTGGTCGGGGCAGCCGGGGTAGCCCGGTGCCGGGCGCACGCCGCGGTACTTCTCCTGAATCAGCTCGTCGCCGCTGAGGTTTTCGTTCGGCGAATAGCCCCAGAATTCCTCCCGCACGCGCTGGTGCAGGCGCTCGGCAAATGCCTCAGCCAAACGGTCAGCCAGGGCTTTGATCATGATGCTGGAGTAGTCATCGTGGTCAGCCTCAAACTTTTCGAGCAGCTTTTCAATACCTAGGCCCGCCGTCACGGCAAAGCCGCCGATGTAGTCGGCGCGGCCGGTTTCTTTGGGTGCCACGAAGTCGGAGAAAGCTAGGTTCGGAATCTTGGGTCCTTTCTCGCCTTGCTGGCGCAGGGTGAAGAACTCGGTAGTCACTTGCTCGCGGTTGTCGTCCGCGTAGATTTCGATGGTGTCGTAACCTACCGTGTTGGCCGGCCAGAAACCAACCACTGCCCGCGCCGTCAGCAGCTTCTCGTCGATGACTTTACGCAGCATAGCTTGGGCGTCTTCAAACAGCTTCGTGGCTGCTTCTCCCAGCGTCTCATCTTGCAAGATGCGGGGGTAGCGGCCGCGTAGCTCCCAAGTATGGAAGAAGGGCGTCCAGTCGATATACTTGGCTAGTTCATCAAGCGGGTAATCTTCCAACACCTTCGTGCCTAGGAAGCTAGGCTTCGTGATAGGTGTGGCTTCCCAGTTCGATTTGAACTGATTTTCGCGGGCTGCTTCAATGGTGAGGTACTGCTTGTCGCGCTGACGACCAGCGTGGTCGTCGCGGAGCTGGCGGTATTCCTCTAGCACTGTGCTGGCGTACATATCCTTGCCCGAACCGAGCAGACCCGCAGCCACACCCACGCTGCGCGAGGCATCGTGCACGTGCACCACCGGACCGGTGTAAGAAGGCGCAATCTTAACAGCCGTGTGTAGGCGCGAGGTGGTGGCGCCACCAATGAGCAGCGGCGTTTTCAAGCCGCGCTTCTCCATTTCGGCTGCCACGTATACCATCTCATCCAGGGAAGGCGTAATCAGGCCGCTCAAGCCGATAATATCGGCGCCTTGCTTCTGCGCTTCGTCCAGAATCTTCTCCAGCGGTACCATTACTCCTAGGTCCACAATGTCAAAGTTATTGCAGGCTAGTACCACGCCCACGATGTTCTTACCGATGTCGTGCACGTCGCCTTTTACAGTGGCTAGTAGGATCTTACCGGCGGTCTGGCGCTCCGTGCCTTCTTTTTCGGCTTGCAGATACGGTTCTAGATAAGCCACGGCTTTCTTCATCACCCGCGCTGACTTTACGACTTGCGGC
This Hymenobacter sp. GOD-10R DNA region includes the following protein-coding sequences:
- the metF gene encoding methylenetetrahydrofolate reductase [NAD(P)H]; amino-acid sequence: MKVTDHLAQAQGKTLFSFEVLPPRKGENIQNLFSNIEPLMEFKPPFIDVTYHREEYMYQRHPNGLLEKKTVRKRPGTVGICAAIKNRFDVDTVPHLICGGFTKEETENALIDLHFLGIDTVLALRGDPIKSEGHFIPNPDGHAYACDLIGQIDDLNKGEYLNQEQDETAATNFCIGTAGYPEKHFESPNSGADIRYLKHKVDRGADYIVTQMFFDNEQFFSFEKRCREAGIMVPIIPGLKPLTTKSQLTMLPRSFYLNIPETLAEAVHHASNNEAARQIGIEWCINQSKELMAHGVPSLHYYTMSKSESIRRIASALF